The proteins below come from a single Streptomyces tubercidicus genomic window:
- a CDS encoding SDR family oxidoreductase — protein sequence MTEHEKVVLITGASSGIGEATARRLAADGHRVFLGARRTDRLETLAHHITSGGGTAAFQRLDVTSAEDMRSFVAAAREEYGRVDVLVNNAGVMPLSPLEALRVDEWDRMLDVNVRGVLHGIAAALPVMKAQGTGHIVNVASVGAYEVVPTAAVYCATKFAVRAISEGLRQESAGGIRVSVISPGVTESELPDSITDPAAREAMKAYRAVALPAAAVADTIAFAVSRPPEVDVNELVVRPAASAQ from the coding sequence ATGACGGAGCACGAGAAGGTCGTCCTGATCACCGGCGCGAGCAGCGGCATCGGCGAGGCGACCGCCCGCCGCCTGGCCGCCGACGGACACCGCGTCTTCCTCGGCGCCCGCCGTACCGACCGGCTGGAAACGCTGGCCCACCACATCACCAGCGGCGGCGGCACCGCGGCCTTCCAACGACTCGACGTCACCTCCGCCGAGGACATGCGGTCCTTCGTCGCTGCCGCACGCGAGGAATACGGCCGGGTCGACGTCCTGGTCAACAACGCGGGGGTGATGCCGCTGTCGCCCCTGGAAGCCCTGCGGGTGGACGAATGGGACCGGATGCTCGATGTGAATGTGCGCGGCGTGCTCCATGGCATCGCCGCCGCGCTCCCCGTGATGAAGGCCCAGGGCACCGGCCATATCGTCAATGTCGCGTCGGTCGGGGCGTACGAGGTGGTACCCACCGCCGCCGTCTACTGCGCCACCAAATTCGCCGTACGGGCGATCTCGGAGGGGCTGCGCCAGGAGTCCGCCGGCGGTATCCGGGTCAGCGTGATCTCGCCGGGCGTCACCGAGTCCGAACTCCCGGACAGCATCACCGATCCGGCGGCCCGGGAAGCGATGAAGGCATACCGGGCGGTGGCCCTGCCGGCCGCCGCCGTCGCGGACACCATCGCCTTCGCCGTCAGCCGGCCACCGGAGGTCGACGTGAACGAACTGGTCGTGCGTCCGGCGGCGAGCGCTCAATAG
- a CDS encoding SCO5918 family protein — MRCVIARFPFDLIKTEVQDSMKGVEPEPVTGDSVLIGGRHYPVKQVGEIITRQDRRDFSAGEVTRALTRLGFTCSSSTPVVRTPLEEASAMLQAPATPDGDPTS; from the coding sequence ATGCGCTGCGTCATCGCCCGCTTCCCCTTCGACTTGATCAAGACCGAGGTGCAGGACTCGATGAAGGGTGTCGAGCCCGAACCCGTCACGGGTGACTCCGTGCTCATCGGCGGCCGCCACTACCCCGTCAAGCAGGTCGGTGAGATCATCACCCGGCAGGACCGCCGGGACTTCAGCGCGGGCGAGGTGACCCGGGCCCTCACCCGGCTCGGCTTCACCTGTAGCTCCTCGACCCCCGTCGTCCGCACGCCCCTTGAGGAGGCGTCAGCCATGCTTCAGGCTCCGGCGACGCCTGACGGTGACCCGACGAGCTGA
- a CDS encoding DEAD/DEAH box helicase translates to MNRTSRPNDRSPRTRSAGSGRGGYRSQASNRSGGKRRRPAPQGEFALPVTHTPALPPAESFAELDMPSALLASLTTQGVTAPFPIQAATLPNSLAGRDVLGRGRTGSGKTLAFGLALLARTAGLRAEPGKPLALVLVPTRELAQQVTDALTPYAKALSLRLATVVGGMSIGRQASALRGGAEVVVATPGRLKDLIGRGDCRLNQVGITVLDEADQMADMGFMPQVTALLDQVRPEGQRMLFSATLDRNVDLLVRRYLTDPVVHSVDPSAGAVTTMEHHLLHVRDADKHATTTEIAAREGRSIMFLDTKRAVDKLTKHLLNSGVRAAALHGGKSQPQRTRTLAQFKTGQVTVLVATNVAARGIHVDNLDLVVNVDPPTDHKDYLHRGGRTARAGESGSVVTLVLPNQRREMDRLMADAGITPQSTQVRSGEAELTRITGAQAPSGIPVTIAAPAVERPKRSGSSTRGRRSRSAQARRQSGAPRNAAGTSQRRPSAGKTS, encoded by the coding sequence ATGAACCGCACATCTCGCCCGAACGACCGTTCCCCCCGTACCCGCTCCGCCGGTTCAGGCCGTGGCGGCTACCGCTCGCAGGCGTCCAACCGCTCCGGTGGCAAGCGTCGCCGTCCCGCCCCGCAGGGAGAGTTCGCCCTGCCCGTCACGCACACCCCCGCGCTGCCGCCGGCCGAGTCGTTCGCCGAACTGGACATGCCGTCCGCGCTGTTGGCGTCGCTGACCACGCAAGGGGTGACGGCCCCGTTCCCGATCCAGGCCGCCACGCTGCCGAATTCGCTGGCCGGGCGCGATGTGCTGGGCCGTGGCCGCACCGGCTCGGGCAAGACGCTCGCCTTCGGTCTGGCCCTGCTGGCCCGTACGGCCGGTCTGCGCGCCGAGCCGGGCAAGCCGCTGGCCCTGGTCCTGGTCCCCACCCGGGAGCTGGCCCAGCAGGTCACCGATGCGCTCACCCCGTACGCGAAGGCGCTGTCGCTGCGGCTGGCCACCGTCGTCGGCGGGATGTCGATCGGCCGCCAGGCGAGCGCGCTCCGCGGCGGCGCCGAGGTCGTCGTCGCCACTCCCGGGCGGCTCAAGGACCTCATCGGCCGCGGTGACTGCCGCCTGAACCAGGTCGGCATCACCGTGCTGGACGAGGCCGACCAGATGGCCGACATGGGGTTCATGCCGCAGGTGACCGCGCTGCTCGACCAGGTGCGTCCCGAGGGTCAGCGGATGCTGTTCTCGGCCACCTTGGACCGCAATGTCGACCTGCTGGTCCGGCGCTATCTGACGGACCCGGTGGTCCACTCCGTCGACCCGTCGGCGGGCGCCGTCACCACGATGGAACACCACCTGCTGCATGTCCGCGACGCCGACAAGCACGCCACCACCACCGAGATCGCCGCCCGTGAAGGCCGGTCGATCATGTTCCTGGACACCAAGCGCGCGGTGGACAAGCTCACCAAGCACCTGCTGAACAGCGGGGTGCGCGCCGCGGCCCTGCACGGCGGCAAGTCCCAGCCGCAGCGGACCCGGACCCTGGCCCAGTTCAAGACCGGCCAGGTCACCGTGCTGGTGGCCACCAATGTCGCCGCCCGTGGCATCCACGTCGACAATCTCGACCTCGTCGTCAATGTCGACCCGCCCACCGACCACAAGGACTATCTGCACCGCGGCGGCCGCACCGCCCGCGCCGGGGAGTCCGGCAGCGTCGTCACCCTCGTCCTGCCCAACCAGCGCCGCGAAATGGACCGGCTGATGGCCGATGCGGGGATCACCCCGCAGTCCACCCAGGTCCGCTCCGGCGAGGCCGAGCTGACCCGGATCACGGGCGCCCAGGCCCCCTCCGGCATTCCCGTCACCATTGCCGCGCCGGCCGTCGAACGCCCGAAGCGCAGCGGCTCCTCCACCCGCGGCCGGCGCAGTCGCTCCGCCCAGGCCCGCCGGCAGTCCGGGGCACCCCGGAACGCGGCCGGGACGTCGCAGCGTCGGCCGTCGGCCGGCAAGACCTCGTAG
- a CDS encoding cold-shock protein, whose amino-acid sequence MATGTVKWFNSEKGFGFIEQDGGGADVFAHYSNIATQGFRELQEGQKVTFDVTQGQKGPQAENIVPA is encoded by the coding sequence ATGGCTACTGGAACCGTGAAGTGGTTCAACTCGGAAAAGGGTTTCGGCTTCATCGAGCAGGACGGTGGCGGCGCTGACGTCTTCGCCCACTACTCGAACATCGCCACCCAGGGCTTCCGCGAGCTGCAGGAAGGCCAGAAGGTGACCTTCGACGTCACGCAGGGCCAGAAGGGCCCGCAGGCCGAGAACATCGTTCCCGCCTGA
- a CDS encoding CBS domain-containing protein, with protein sequence MQNTPHLVSDVMTQTVAAVGREARFKEIVETMERWQVSALPVLAGEGRVIGVVSEADLLPKEEFRESAPDRLEQRRWLDDMRRAGALTAGELMTAPALTVRANATLSQAARTMARASVKRLPVVDGQGALQGIVSRADLLKVFLRSDEDLAEEVRYVVGELFTAPVRDLRVTVADGVVTLSGRVRDTSLIPVAARLVRAVEGVVDVEFDVTAPAAARARTPMAGPHR encoded by the coding sequence ATGCAGAACACTCCCCACCTCGTCAGCGATGTGATGACACAGACCGTGGCCGCGGTCGGCCGGGAGGCACGGTTCAAGGAGATCGTCGAGACCATGGAGCGGTGGCAGGTCAGCGCGCTGCCGGTGCTGGCGGGGGAGGGCCGGGTGATCGGTGTGGTCTCCGAGGCCGATCTGCTGCCCAAGGAGGAGTTCCGGGAGTCGGCCCCCGACCGCCTGGAGCAGCGGCGGTGGCTCGATGACATGCGCCGGGCGGGCGCGCTGACCGCGGGGGAGCTGATGACCGCCCCCGCCCTCACCGTACGGGCCAATGCCACGCTCTCCCAGGCGGCCCGGACCATGGCGCGGGCCTCCGTCAAACGGCTGCCGGTGGTGGACGGACAGGGGGCGCTCCAGGGCATCGTCAGCCGCGCCGACCTGCTGAAGGTCTTCCTGCGCTCGGACGAGGACCTGGCGGAGGAGGTCCGCTACGTCGTGGGTGAGCTGTTCACGGCGCCGGTCAGGGACCTGCGGGTCACGGTCGCCGACGGGGTCGTCACGCTCAGCGGCCGGGTCCGGGACACCTCGCTCATCCCGGTGGCCGCCCGACTGGTGCGCGCGGTGGAGGGGGTCGTCGATGTGGAGTTCGATGTCACTGCCCCGGCTGCCGCGCGGGCTCGGACGCCGATGGCTGGTCCGCACCGGTGA
- a CDS encoding response regulator, which translates to MSDAEAFSPHRPIRVFLLDDHEVVRRGVADLLDAEPDIEVVGDAGTAAHALARGPALRPDVAVLDVRLPDGDGVSVCRELRSRMPGLACLMLTSFDDDEALLDAIMAGAAGYVLKEIKGADLVAAVRTVASGSSMLDPATTARLMSSLRGDSEASPEADALSGLSPREREILGLIGAGLTNRQIGKRLYLSEKTVKNHISRLLAKLGVERRIQAAVLATQAASAPGGGPRGT; encoded by the coding sequence ATGAGCGACGCGGAGGCATTCTCACCGCACCGGCCGATCCGGGTGTTCCTGCTCGACGACCATGAGGTCGTCCGGCGTGGGGTGGCGGATCTGCTCGACGCCGAGCCCGATATCGAGGTGGTCGGCGACGCCGGGACGGCCGCTCATGCGCTGGCGCGCGGACCGGCGCTCCGGCCGGATGTCGCGGTGCTGGATGTGCGGCTGCCGGATGGCGACGGGGTCTCGGTGTGCCGGGAGCTGCGTTCGCGGATGCCGGGGCTGGCCTGTTTGATGCTCACCTCGTTCGACGATGACGAAGCGCTGCTCGATGCGATCATGGCCGGGGCGGCCGGTTATGTGCTCAAGGAGATCAAGGGGGCCGACCTCGTCGCGGCGGTGCGTACGGTCGCCTCCGGCAGCTCGATGCTCGACCCGGCGACGACGGCACGGCTGATGAGCAGTCTGCGCGGCGACTCCGAGGCATCACCCGAGGCGGACGCGCTGTCCGGGCTGTCGCCGCGGGAGCGGGAGATCCTCGGGCTGATCGGCGCAGGGCTGACGAACCGTCAGATCGGCAAGCGGCTCTACCTCTCCGAGAAGACCGTCAAGAACCACATCTCCCGCCTGCTGGCCAAACTCGGTGTGGAGCGGCGCATCCAGGCGGCCGTCCTCGCCACCCAGGCCGCCTCGGCGCCCGGTGGGGGCCCGCGCGGGACCTGA
- a CDS encoding universal stress protein translates to MEPDIITVGLDGSPESLAAAQWAADEADRRQAVLRLLHAWILLAAEAPDTPPERDQNAAARQIVRRAVDEVRERRPHLQIIEDLVGSEAESALVRAAGESLMVVLGSRALGTWESYVLGDVSLNVVGQAEGPVVLVRAAAGRARTPRHASADGTPPAPRPRVVVGVSLNGPCDRMLSFAFDAAASRGLPLQAVHGRPLPVQAYTPWGIDPDAAKELTKEADIELRDALRPWSERFPGVLVQETVLPESPTRALVQTVFGAELLVVGRRLHRPLLAPRVGPVAHAAIHHVTCPVAVVPHD, encoded by the coding sequence ATGGAGCCGGACATCATCACCGTGGGGCTCGACGGTTCGCCGGAGAGCCTGGCGGCCGCGCAGTGGGCCGCTGACGAGGCGGACCGGCGCCAGGCGGTGCTGCGGCTGCTGCACGCCTGGATACTCCTGGCCGCCGAGGCGCCGGACACGCCCCCGGAACGGGACCAGAACGCCGCCGCCCGGCAGATCGTGCGCCGGGCCGTGGACGAGGTCCGGGAACGCCGTCCGCATCTGCAGATCATCGAAGACCTGGTGGGATCGGAGGCGGAATCGGCGCTGGTGCGTGCGGCCGGTGAATCGCTGATGGTCGTGCTCGGGTCGCGGGCCCTGGGGACCTGGGAAAGCTATGTGCTGGGAGACGTGAGCCTGAATGTCGTGGGCCAGGCCGAGGGGCCGGTCGTCCTGGTCCGGGCGGCGGCCGGGCGGGCGAGAACACCCCGCCACGCCTCCGCGGACGGCACGCCCCCCGCGCCCCGGCCCCGGGTCGTCGTCGGCGTCAGCCTCAACGGTCCCTGCGACCGGATGCTCAGCTTCGCCTTCGATGCGGCGGCCAGCCGCGGCCTGCCGCTGCAGGCCGTCCACGGGCGGCCGCTGCCCGTGCAGGCGTACACCCCGTGGGGCATCGACCCCGACGCCGCGAAGGAACTCACCAAAGAGGCGGACATCGAGCTGCGGGACGCCCTGCGCCCATGGAGCGAGCGGTTCCCCGGTGTGCTGGTCCAGGAGACCGTGCTGCCGGAGAGCCCGACCCGGGCCCTCGTACAGACGGTCTTCGGCGCCGAACTCCTGGTGGTCGGCCGCCGGCTGCACCGTCCCCTGCTCGCGCCCCGCGTCGGACCGGTCGCGCACGCCGCCATCCACCATGTGACCTGCCCGGTCGCCGTGGTTCCGCACGACTGA
- a CDS encoding CBS domain-containing protein: MRHRTVADLMTPEAVVVQRGTPFKEIARLLDEYDITAVPVLDEDDQPVGVVSEADLLRRQIAKLGATSAEAIMTSPAVVARPEWSVVEAARTMEKKKVKRLPVVDDSGRLIGVISRSDLVQLFLRRDRAIQEEVLEEVLTRTLGVAPSAVTVDVSDGHVTLTGSLERKSLLPIAVRLCESVDGVVEVVDRLSYLRDDTATPRQDAPE, encoded by the coding sequence ATGAGGCACCGCACCGTGGCAGACCTGATGACGCCCGAGGCCGTCGTCGTCCAACGGGGCACCCCGTTCAAGGAGATCGCGCGACTGCTCGACGAGTACGACATCACCGCCGTACCCGTGCTCGACGAGGACGACCAGCCGGTGGGGGTGGTGTCCGAGGCCGATCTGCTGCGTCGGCAGATCGCGAAGCTCGGGGCGACCAGCGCCGAAGCGATCATGACAAGCCCCGCCGTGGTGGCACGCCCCGAATGGAGCGTCGTCGAAGCGGCCAGAACGATGGAGAAGAAGAAGGTCAAGCGGCTGCCCGTGGTCGATGACTCCGGGCGGCTCATCGGGGTGATCAGCCGCAGCGACCTCGTGCAGCTGTTCCTGCGCCGGGACCGGGCCATCCAGGAGGAGGTGCTGGAAGAGGTGCTGACCCGCACGCTCGGGGTGGCACCGTCCGCGGTCACGGTCGACGTCTCCGACGGCCATGTCACCCTCACCGGCTCCCTGGAGCGCAAGAGCCTGCTCCCCATCGCCGTGCGGCTGTGCGAAAGCGTCGACGGGGTGGTCGAGGTGGTCGACCGGCTCAGCTACCTCCGGGACGACACCGCCACGCCACGGCAGGACGCCCCGGAGTAG